GAAGTGCGTCACCACGAAACCAACGAATTAATCGCGAACTTTGAGCTGAAAACCGATGTGTTGCTGGATGAAGTTCGTGCGGGTGGTCGTATTCCGCTGATCATCGGTCGCGGTTTGACGACCAAAGCGCGTGAAGCGCTGAGTCTGCCGCACAGCGAGGTATTCGTTAAGGCGAAAGATGTGGCTGCCAGCACGCGTGGCTTCTCGCTTGCACAGAAAATGGTTGGCCGCGCCTGCGGCGTAGCAGGTATTCGCCCGAACCAGTACTGCGAACCGAAAATGACGTCTGTGGGTTCACAGGACACCACCGGTCCAATGACCCGTGATGAACTGAAAGACCTGGCCTGCCTGGGCTTCTCGGCTGATTTGGTGATGCAGTCCTTCTGCCACACAGCGGCGTATCCTAAGCCGGTCGATGTGACCACTCACCACACGCTGCCAGACTTCATTATGAACCGCGGCGGCGTGTCGCTGCGTCCTGGCGACGGTGTTATCCACTCCTGGCTGAACCGCATGCTGCTGCCTGATACCGTGGGCACCGGTGGCGATTCCCATACCCGTTTCCCAATCGGGATTTCCTTCCCGGCGGGTTCTGGTCTGGTGGCGTTTGCGGCGGCAACCGGCGTTATGCCGCTGGATATGCCTGAGTCGGTACTGGTGCGCTTCAAAGGTAAAATGCAGCCGGGTATCACCCTGCGCGACCTGGTTCACGCCATCCCGCTTTATGCGATCAAACAAGGTCTGCTGACCGTTGAGAAGAAGGGTAAGAAAAACATCTTCTCGGGTCGTATCCTGGAAATCGAAGGTCTACCAACGCTGAAAGTTGAGCAGGCGTTTGAACTGACCGATGCTTCTGCAGAGCGTTCTGCGGCGGGCTGTACCATCAAATTAGATCGTGAGCCGATCGAAGAGTATCTGAACTCCAACATCGTGCTGCTGAAGTGGATGATCGCAGAAGGTTATGGCGATCGTCGCACCCTTGAGCGCCGTATTCAGGGCATGGAAAAATGGCTGGCCGATCCGCAACTGATGGAAGCCGATGCCGATGCGGAATACGCTGAGATCATTGAAATCGATCTGAACGATATCAAAGAGCCAATTCTGTGCGCACCAAACGATCCGGACGATGCGCGTCTGCTGTCTGATGTGGCTGGCGAGAAAATCGATGAAGTGTTTATCGGTTCCTGCATGACCAACATCGGCCACTTCCGCGCGGCGGGTAAACTGCTCGATAGCCACAAAGGCCAACTGCCAACTCGCCTGTGGGTGGCTCCGCCAACGCGTATGGATGCCGCTCAGTTGACTGAGGAAGGTTACTACAGCGTGTTTGGTAAGAGCGGGGCGCGTATCGAAATCCCAGGCTGTTCACTGTGCATGGGTAACCAGGCGCGTGTGGCTGACGGCGCAACCGTGGTTTCAACGTCTACGCGTAACTTCCCGAACCGTTTAGGTACCGGGGCTAACGTCTTCCTGGCTTCCGCAGAGCTGGCCGCAGTGGCTTCCCTGCTGGGCAAACTGCCAACGCCTGACGAATACCAGACCTTTATGGCACAGGTCGATAAGACCGCGGTAGACACCTACCGTTACCTGAACTTCGACCAGCTTTCCCAGTACACCGAGAAAGCAGACGGCGTGATTTTCCAGACTGCCGTTTAAAATCCAGATACCCTCACTCTCTTTTCGCCCTCTCTCTGTGGGAGAGGGCCGGAGTGAGGGCTTCATACGACTCACACCCTCATATCCTTTTATTTCCCAATCCTTCTCTTTACCACGCTGTTTTTCGCGCACTTTGCTGCGATAATTACTCTATACGCTAAGGGGCACTGAGCTTCCCAAGGCAAGGTAGAGGAAAACACCATGGAATATGAATTTTTACGCGACGTCACAGGACTTGTGAAAGTGCGTATGTCGATGGGTCACGAAGTTGTGGGCCATTGGTTTAACGAAGAAGTAAAAGATAATCTTGCCCTGCTCGATGAAGTCGAAGAGGCAGCAAATTCAGTGAAGGGTAGCGAGCGCCAGTGGCAGCGTACCGGGCATGAATATACGCTGTGGCTCGACGGGGAAGAGGTGATGATCCGCGCTAATCAACTGGAAATTTCAGGTGATGAAATGGAAGAGGGGATGAACTACTACGACGAAGAGAGTTTATCTTTTTGCGGGGTTGAAGATTTTATGCAGGTCATTAACGCCTATCGCGAATTTGTTGCGCAGCACCGATAATCTTTTTCCAGTGCGTGTCCCAAAAGCCTGGTTGGGAACTTTTGGGACGTCGCCATAACACTCAAAAACGCTTACTTCACGTAGGCAAGTAAGCTGAGCGAGTCTCTTGCGAGGGACTTACATTTGTTCGCCGTCGGAATCCCAATCCCGCTTAGATCGCGGTAACTGTCTTCACCCAGCGCTTTCATATTAAAACTATCGTAATTGCTCAAATCCCACTGGTTTTGTTGGGCAAAAAAGACCAGGGCGCGACGAATTTGTCCGTTAGGCAGGTTTTGGTAGCCACAATCATTTTTCAGGAACACAAACACCGCAGTAAGATCGGCCATATCTTCTGCTTCGGATTCGCTAAGTGCCTGACTGCTGGTGGAAAAAGCCAGCAACAACCCCAGCAATAATGCCCTCACTCCCATCTTCATCACATCTACCACTTTTTATCAGATACGAAACGTTATCACAGTTAAATGAGACGCGACGAGATTTATTCATCGCTCTAAACCCTTTAGCATTTGAGTGCAGCCAACACCCCTGCCGCTTGAAGGATGATGGGTAAAACTTGACCTTCCCGTAAGGGGAGGGTTTATGCTCATTAGCACGCCTGCTAATGAAAGGAACTGAATATGCATCGCCGTGATTTTCTAAAATATTCTGCTGCTATTGGCGCATTTAGCGCGCTGCCGCTCTGGAGCCGAGCGGCATTGGCCGCCGATAGACCCACATTACCGATCCCCGGACTTCTCTCCCCAGATGCAAAGAATAGCATCCGTTTAACGGTGCAAGCGGGCAAAAGCACCTTCAATGGAAAAACTGCCACGACCTGGGGCTATAACGGCAACTTATTGGGGCCAGCTTTGCAACTGACACAGGGCGAAGCGGTGACCGTTGAGATTAATAATAGCCTGGCAGAAGAAACCACGGTGCACTGGCACGGTTTAGAAATTCCCGGTGATGTTGACGGTGGGCCGCAGGGGGTGATTGCCTCAGGCGGCAAGCGCACCGTGAAATTTACCCCGCAACAACAGGCGGCAACCTGCTGGTTCCACCCGCACCAGCACGGTAAAACCGGCCATCAGGTCGCGATGGGTCTTGCAGGCCTGGTATTAATTGAAGATAACGAAAGCCGTGCGCTGCGCCTGCCGAAACAGTGGGGCATCGATGATGTACCGCTGATTATCCAGGACAAGCGTTTTGGCGCTGACGGGCAAATTGATTACCAGTTGGATATGATGAGCGCCGCCGTAGGCTGGTTTGGCGACACCCTGTTGTGCAATGGGGTGACTTATCCGCAACATGCGAATCCGCGTGGCTGGTTGCGTCTGCGTCTGCTGAACGGTTGTAACGCCCGTTCGCTGAATATTGCCGCGAGCGATAACCGCCCGCTGTATGTCATCGCCAGCGACGGCGGTTTACTGGCAGAGCCGGTTAAAGTCACCGAACTACCGATGCTGATGGGCGAGCGCTTCGAAGTGCTGGTGGATACCCGCGATGGAAAAGCGTTTGATATCGTCACGCTGCCGGTGAAACAAATGGGAATGACGGTTGCGCCTTTCGACAAACCGCAGCCAGTGGCGCGCATCCAGCCGCTGAGGATTCAGGGCTCAGGCGAACTGCCGGATAAACTGGTTAACATCCCTGCGCTCCCTAATCTTGATGGAATGACCGAACGCTGGCTGCAACTGATGATGGATCCCATGCTGGATATGATGGGCATGCAGGCGCTGATGGAAAAATATGGCCCGCAGGCGATGGCGGGCATGAACATGGCCGGGCATGGCAATATGGGGAATATGGGGCACGGAAATATGAACCATGGCGGCATGAATCACGGCAAAATGGGGGCAGGTTTTGATTTCCTCCATGCCAACAAAATTAATGGCAAAGCGTTTGATATGAATACCCCGGCGTTTGCTGCTGAGAAAGGCAAATACGAGAAATGGACGATTTCTGGTGAAGGCGACATGATGCTGCATCCGTTCCATATTCACGGTACGCAGTTCCGTATTCTGAGTGAAAACGGCCAGCCGGTTGCGGCTCATCGCCAGGGCTGGAAAGATACGGTTCGAGTAGAAGGCGGGCGCAGTGAAGTGTTAGTGCGTTTTGATCATGCTGCTTCGAAGGATCAGGCGTATATGGCGCACTGCCATCTACTGGAACATGAAGATACCGGCATGATGCTTGGGTTTACGGTGGCGTAAAAAAGGCGGATGAACAGAAGTCTGTTCATCCGCCAGTTTCGTAGGTCGGATGGCGCTGCGCCATCCGACTGTTTTTTACTTCGCGCCGTCCGGCAAAGCATAAGCGACAATATAATCGCCCATCTTCGTACCGAATGAACCGTGACCCCCTGCGGAAATCACCACGTATTGCTTACCGTTTACTTCATACGTCATCGGCGTTGCTTGCCCACCGGCTGGCAGACGCGCTTCCCAAAGTTTGTCACCATTGCTCATGTTATAGGCGCGCAGATAGTTGTCTGCGGTTGCGCCAATAAACAGCACGTTACCCGCCGTAGAAATCGGACCGCCCAGCATCGGCATCCCCATTTTAAACGGCAGTGGAAGCGGTGAGCTGTCGCGCACGGTGCCGATACGTTTTTTCCATACCACTTCGTTGGTTTTCAAATCTACCGCAGAAATGTAGCCCCACGCCGGTTGCTTACACGGTAAGCCAAACGGAGAGAGGAACGGATTAAGTGTTACGCCATATGGCACGCCGTACTGCGGCTGAATGCCTGATTCAGACCCGGTACCTTTTGCATCTTTCGGCGGCTCCATCGGGTTGCCAGGGCCGCGCGGCATCAGCTTAGAAACAAACGGCAGCGCCATTGGGTTAGCAATCGCGACCTGGCGGTTTGGATCGACAGAAATCCCGCCCCACTCAAACATGCCCAGGTTACCCGGGAACACCAGCGTGCCTTGCTCAGACGGCGGTGTGAAGATGCCTTCATAACGCAGTTTGTGGAAGATAATGCGGCAGACCATCTGGTCGTAAAGGGTCGCACCCCACATATCCGCCCCGCTGAGATCTTTCTTCGGACGGAAGCTCAGGTCGGAGAACGGCTGAGTGGGAGTCACATAATCGCCTTTAGCAGCACCTTGCGGCACCGGTTTTTCCGGAGCCGGAACCACCAGTTTGCCGTCACGACGATCCAGCACAAAGATGTTGCCGGTTTTCGCTGGGGCATAGATGACCGGAATCACGTTACCGTTCTTATCGCTGATATCCGCAAGCGTGGGCTGGGAAGGCATGTCCATATCCCACAGGTCATGGTGAACCGTTTGATATGACCAGGCCAGTTTCCCGGTTGTGGCATTCAGCGCCACAATGCTGCTGGCGTAACGCTCTTGCTCCGGCGTACGGTTACCGCCCCAGATATCTGGCGTGGTGACGCCCATCGGCAGATACACCAAATCCAGCTTCGCATCATAGGCCGCAGGTGCCCATGAGTTAGGTGAGTTCACGGTAAAATGATGCTCGTCCCCTGGAATGGTATTCGGATCTTTCGCGCCCGGGTCGAAGGCCCACAGCAGTTTGCCGCTGTTCACATCAAAGCCACGGATCACGCCAGATGGCTCGCGCGTTGAGTAGTTGTCCGTTACGGCACCGGCAATCACAATCACTTTATCGGTGATAATTGGCGGCGAGGTAGGCTCGTACATACCCGGCGTAGTCACCGGCATATTGGTTTGCAGATTCAGAATGCCTTTGTTAGCGAAGCTTTCGCAAAGCTGGCCGTTATCGGCGTTAATGGCAAACAGGCGGCCATCATTCACCGGAAGAATGATTCGGCGTGGGCAGTCTGAAACTCCATCCGGAGTTGCGTTATCCGCTGTCGCTTCGTGGTAAGAAACGCCACGGCAGGTAACGTGCTGGAACGATGGGTTGGTATCCAGACGCGGATCGAATTTCCACTTCTGCTTACCGGTTGCCGCATCCAGCGCAAACAGTTGCTGGTGCGCGGTACACAGGTAAAGCGTGTCGCGAATTTTAATCGGCGTGACTTCGTTGGTGATTTCACCCGGATCGGTTGGGCGTTTTACATCACCAGTCTGGAAAGTCCACGCTTCTTTAAGCTGACCGACGTTTTTATCGTTGATCTGTTTTAAAGGAGAGTAGCGTTGCCCTTCTTGATTACGACCATACGCCGGCCAGTCGGCGTCAGGAATGGTGGAAGAGGAGGCCGCTGAAATTTCATTGCTGCTCAGCGTGCCATTGATTTCCTGCGGATCGTTAAATACCGCCCATGCCAGTGCAACCACGGTAATCGCAAGTACGGCACCCAGCGCTGGAGCCGCACCCGCAGACGGTAGAATCAGATGACGATAAACAAACGGCAGCAGAAGCCATACGCCGAAGAAGAACAGCACGTCTAAACGTGGCGTTAATGCCCAGAAATCGAAACCGACTTCCCACACGCTCCACGCCACGGTGCAAAGCAATAATGCGGCGTAGAGCCAAAGTGCCAGAGCTTTGCGTTGCCAAAGTAACCATGCGGTGATGAGCATCACCACGCCTGCAATTGGGTAGTACCATGACCCACCAATTGCCACTAACCATATCCCGCCAATAAATAAATACAGCCCCGTCAATACCGCAAAAAGGGCTGTTAAGGTCGCGATTACCCGCGAACCTGAGTTAGTTGTTTTCACAATTATCACGCTCTTAAAAGTTTGATAGCAATTCATTATAGTTATTAACAACTGTGATATTCATCACATAAATGGCTTTTTTACCAATTGGGCACGGGAATGGGTTTTGCTGTTATACTGCTGGCCTGAATATTTTGTGTTGGCTTAAAATTAACCAACATTAAATGATTTATTTTTAAATCATATGGTTATAACTATGAAACATACTGTTGAAGTGATGATCCCCGAAGCGGAGATCAAAGCCCGTATCGCTGAGTTGGGTCGTGAGATCACTGAACATTATCGTGATAGCGGTAGTGATATGGTGCTGGTTGGCCTGCTGCGTGGCTCATTTATGTTCATGGCGGATCTGTGCCGTGAAGTGCAAGTGCCTCACGAAGTCGATTTTATGACCGCTTCCAGCTACGGCAGCGGCATGTCCACCACCCGCGATGTGAAAATCCTCAAAGACCTCGATGAAGATATTCGCGGCAAAGACGTGCTGATCGTCGAAGATATTATCGATTCCGGTAATACCCTGAGCAAAGTGCGTGAAATTCTTAGCCTGCGCGAGCCTAAGTCGCTGGCTATCTGTACGCTGCTTGATAAACCTGAACGCCGTGAAGTGGACGTAAACGTTGAGTGGGTAGGTTTCGCCATTCCTGACGAGTTTGTGGTGGGTTATGGTATTGATTACGCTCAGCGTTATCGCCATCTGCCTTACGTCGGCAAAGTAGTGCTGTTGGACGAGTAATTTGT
This genomic window from Buttiauxella gaviniae contains:
- the hpt gene encoding hypoxanthine phosphoribosyltransferase produces the protein MKHTVEVMIPEAEIKARIAELGREITEHYRDSGSDMVLVGLLRGSFMFMADLCREVQVPHEVDFMTASSYGSGMSTTRDVKILKDLDEDIRGKDVLIVEDIIDSGNTLSKVREILSLREPKSLAICTLLDKPERREVDVNVEWVGFAIPDEFVVGYGIDYAQRYRHLPYVGKVVLLDE
- the yacL gene encoding protein YacL; protein product: MEYEFLRDVTGLVKVRMSMGHEVVGHWFNEEVKDNLALLDEVEEAANSVKGSERQWQRTGHEYTLWLDGEEVMIRANQLEISGDEMEEGMNYYDEESLSFCGVEDFMQVINAYREFVAQHR
- a CDS encoding glucose/quinate/shikimate family membrane-bound PQQ-dependent dehydrogenase, which encodes MNCYQTFKSVIIVKTTNSGSRVIATLTALFAVLTGLYLFIGGIWLVAIGGSWYYPIAGVVMLITAWLLWQRKALALWLYAALLLCTVAWSVWEVGFDFWALTPRLDVLFFFGVWLLLPFVYRHLILPSAGAAPALGAVLAITVVALAWAVFNDPQEINGTLSSNEISAASSSTIPDADWPAYGRNQEGQRYSPLKQINDKNVGQLKEAWTFQTGDVKRPTDPGEITNEVTPIKIRDTLYLCTAHQQLFALDAATGKQKWKFDPRLDTNPSFQHVTCRGVSYHEATADNATPDGVSDCPRRIILPVNDGRLFAINADNGQLCESFANKGILNLQTNMPVTTPGMYEPTSPPIITDKVIVIAGAVTDNYSTREPSGVIRGFDVNSGKLLWAFDPGAKDPNTIPGDEHHFTVNSPNSWAPAAYDAKLDLVYLPMGVTTPDIWGGNRTPEQERYASSIVALNATTGKLAWSYQTVHHDLWDMDMPSQPTLADISDKNGNVIPVIYAPAKTGNIFVLDRRDGKLVVPAPEKPVPQGAAKGDYVTPTQPFSDLSFRPKKDLSGADMWGATLYDQMVCRIIFHKLRYEGIFTPPSEQGTLVFPGNLGMFEWGGISVDPNRQVAIANPMALPFVSKLMPRGPGNPMEPPKDAKGTGSESGIQPQYGVPYGVTLNPFLSPFGLPCKQPAWGYISAVDLKTNEVVWKKRIGTVRDSSPLPLPFKMGMPMLGGPISTAGNVLFIGATADNYLRAYNMSNGDKLWEARLPAGGQATPMTYEVNGKQYVVISAGGHGSFGTKMGDYIVAYALPDGAK
- the acnB gene encoding bifunctional aconitate hydratase 2/2-methylisocitrate dehydratase, producing the protein MLEEYRKHVAERAADGIVPKPLEASQMAALVELLKAPPAGEEEFLLDLITNRVPPGVDEAAYVKAGFLAALAKGEVTSPLISPEKAVELLGTMQGGYNIHPLIDALDSQKLAPIAAKALSHTLLMFDNFYDVEEKAKAGNIHAQQVLKSWADAEWFLSRPKLAEKITVTVFKVTGETNTDDLSPAPDAWSRPDIPLHALAMLKNAREGIEPDQAGSVGPIKQIEALNKKGFPLAYVGDVVGTGSSRKSATNSVLWFMGDDIPNVPNKRGGGVVLGGKIAPIFFNTMEDAGALPIEVDVNNLNMGDVIDIYPYKGEVRHHETNELIANFELKTDVLLDEVRAGGRIPLIIGRGLTTKAREALSLPHSEVFVKAKDVAASTRGFSLAQKMVGRACGVAGIRPNQYCEPKMTSVGSQDTTGPMTRDELKDLACLGFSADLVMQSFCHTAAYPKPVDVTTHHTLPDFIMNRGGVSLRPGDGVIHSWLNRMLLPDTVGTGGDSHTRFPIGISFPAGSGLVAFAAATGVMPLDMPESVLVRFKGKMQPGITLRDLVHAIPLYAIKQGLLTVEKKGKKNIFSGRILEIEGLPTLKVEQAFELTDASAERSAAGCTIKLDREPIEEYLNSNIVLLKWMIAEGYGDRRTLERRIQGMEKWLADPQLMEADADAEYAEIIEIDLNDIKEPILCAPNDPDDARLLSDVAGEKIDEVFIGSCMTNIGHFRAAGKLLDSHKGQLPTRLWVAPPTRMDAAQLTEEGYYSVFGKSGARIEIPGCSLCMGNQARVADGATVVSTSTRNFPNRLGTGANVFLASAELAAVASLLGKLPTPDEYQTFMAQVDKTAVDTYRYLNFDQLSQYTEKADGVIFQTAV
- a CDS encoding YacC family pilotin-like protein; protein product: MKMGVRALLLGLLLAFSTSSQALSESEAEDMADLTAVFVFLKNDCGYQNLPNGQIRRALVFFAQQNQWDLSNYDSFNMKALGEDSYRDLSGIGIPTANKCKSLARDSLSLLAYVK
- the cueO gene encoding multicopper oxidase CueO gives rise to the protein MHRRDFLKYSAAIGAFSALPLWSRAALAADRPTLPIPGLLSPDAKNSIRLTVQAGKSTFNGKTATTWGYNGNLLGPALQLTQGEAVTVEINNSLAEETTVHWHGLEIPGDVDGGPQGVIASGGKRTVKFTPQQQAATCWFHPHQHGKTGHQVAMGLAGLVLIEDNESRALRLPKQWGIDDVPLIIQDKRFGADGQIDYQLDMMSAAVGWFGDTLLCNGVTYPQHANPRGWLRLRLLNGCNARSLNIAASDNRPLYVIASDGGLLAEPVKVTELPMLMGERFEVLVDTRDGKAFDIVTLPVKQMGMTVAPFDKPQPVARIQPLRIQGSGELPDKLVNIPALPNLDGMTERWLQLMMDPMLDMMGMQALMEKYGPQAMAGMNMAGHGNMGNMGHGNMNHGGMNHGKMGAGFDFLHANKINGKAFDMNTPAFAAEKGKYEKWTISGEGDMMLHPFHIHGTQFRILSENGQPVAAHRQGWKDTVRVEGGRSEVLVRFDHAASKDQAYMAHCHLLEHEDTGMMLGFTVA